A window of Ranitomeya variabilis isolate aRanVar5 chromosome 2, aRanVar5.hap1, whole genome shotgun sequence contains these coding sequences:
- the LOC143807587 gene encoding interleukin-20 receptor subunit alpha-like: MLIPLLLLLLLPLTIDSANDSCDLEVKFSSKNFKNILTWSTPIKKGVRYNVMYKTYGTDPWHEKPECTNITHNWCDLTNETSRKSEQYYGKVVIKNQGCNISRRTDRFDPLFDTVLDPPKVNLFLTSTSVTVNCIHIAGNLSSIYESDIFLYELAIPGHNNIKFQGPYYKKEIIDLQTNFCVSVKLLQPKESNFSNYTCISTKTGLTSEERIQIMLYVLSASLVIFVVFGAVYGVHKYIYADNFEKPQILNITSNYNNNIAFVDAHKVIINVINIESNETTIMMADKEEKAQVKTDLYFKDGEFDTSHDSQVTEDDDHGYVSLLVQAPITRTQVSPYDMPHNLVPKTSTVSTITLNKEEDLYGRIKCNTIITSIQEKTTEEGYQKANMSEEPSTYLPKNDQNFIKPDLVNNELYETEESTVGQDADHIDGTDGTDFSDCDTLFVDWSPTSHHLYIPNFQSKPVDEVGTEECQEVDGLLAHLYKPIQIDESSAELTCLEQKWELHVKMQE, encoded by the exons CAAATGATTCCTGTGATTTAGAAGTTAAATTCTCATCCAAGAACTTTAAAAATATCCTTACCTGGTCAACACCAATTAAAAAAGGAGTTCGATACAATGTAATGTATAAAAC GTATGGGACTGACCCCTGGCATGAGAAACCTGAATGTACAAatatcactcacaactggtgtgacCTAACAAATGAAACAAGCAGAAAATCAGAACAATATTATGGCAAGGTCGTTATCAAAAACCAAGGCTGTAATATATCAAGACGAACGGATAGATTTGACCCATTGTTTGATA CTGTACTTGATCCTCCAAAAGTCAACCTTTTTCTCACCAGCACCTCAGTAACAGTAAATTGTATACATATTGCTGGAAACCTCAGTAGCATATATGAATCAGACATTTTTTTATATGAGCTAGCGATTCCTGGACACAATAACATTAAATTTCAG GGGCCATACTACAAGAAAGAAATTATAGACCTACAAACAAATTTCTGTGTATCTGTAAAATTGTTGCAACCCAAAGAAAGTAACTTTTCAAATTATACGTGTATAAGTACTAAAACAG GTCTCACTTCTGAAGAGAGAATACAAATTATGTTATATGTTTTATCAGCCTCTCTGGTTATTTTTGTAGTTTTTGGCGCAGTATACGGAGTTCATAAGTATATTTATGCTGACAACTTTGAAAAACCACAAATTCTT AATATAACATCCAACTATAACAACAATATAGCCTTTGTTGATGCTCATAAAGTAATAATAAATGTAATCAATATTGAGTCTAATGAGACAACTATCATGATGGCTGACAAAGAAGAAAAAGCACAGGTCAAGACAGATCTGTACTTCAAAGATGGTGAGTTTGATACCAGTCATGACTCCCAAGTTACAGAAGATGATGACCATGGCTACGTCAGCCTTCTGGTACAAGCACCAATCACTAGGACACAAGTGTCACCATATGACATGCCACATAATCTTGTACCTAAGACGTCAACAGTATCGACAATAACTCTAAACAAGGAAGAAGATCTGTATGGGCGAATCAAATGTAACACCATTATTACTTCCATCCAAGAAAAGACTACAGAAGAAGGTTATCAAAAGGCAAATATGTCAGAAGAGCCGTCTACATACCTCCCAAAAAATGATCAAAACTTCATCAAACCAGATTTAGTAAATAATGAACTGTATGAAACAGAAGAATCTACTGTCGGACAAGATGCAGATCATATAGATGGGACAGATGGCACAGACTTTAGTGACTGCGATACCCTCTTTGTAGACTGGAGTCCAACCAGTCATCACCTTTATATACCAAACTTTCAGAGCAAGCCAGTAGATGAAGTTGGCACGGAAGAGTGTCAGGAAGTGGATGGACTTTTAGCTCATCTTTACAAGCCTATTCAAATAGATGAGAGCTCTGCAGAATTGACTTGTCTAGAGCAAAAGTGGGAGCTCCATGTAAAAATGCAGGAATAA